One part of the Homo sapiens chromosome 19, GRCh38.p14 Primary Assembly genome encodes these proteins:
- the PCSK4 gene encoding proprotein convertase subtilisin/kexin type 4 isoform X13 — MASRRTTRTSGPTTTPWPAMTSMTTTRTPSPATPPAKRTGVRMLDGTITDVIEAQSLSLQPQHIHIYSASWGPEDDGRTVDGPGILTREAFRRGVTKGRGGLGTLFIWASGNGGLHYDNCNCDGYTNSIHTLSVGSTTQQGRVPWYSEACASTLTTTYSSGVATDPQIVTTDLHHGCTDQHTGTSASAPLAAGMIALALEANPFLTWRDMQHLVVRASKPAHLQAEDWRTNGVGRQVSHHYGYGLLDAGLLVDTARTWLPTQPQRKCAVRVQSRPTPILPLIYIRENVSACAGLHNSIRSLEHVQAQLTLSYSRRGDLEISLTSPMGTRSTLVAIRPLDVSTEGYNNWVFMSTHFWDENPQGVWTLGLENKGYYFNTGTLYRYTLLLYGTAEDMTARPTGPQVTSSACVQRDTEGLCQACDGPAYILGQLCLAYCPPRFFNHTRLVTAGPGHTAAPALRVCSSCHASCYTCRGGSPRDCTSCPPSSTLDQQQGSCMGPTTPDSRPRLRAAACPHHRCPASAMVLSLLAVTLGGPVLCGMSMDLPLYAWLSRARATPTKPQVWLPAGT; from the exons ATGGCATCGAGAAGGACCACCCGGACCTCTGGGCCAACTAC GACCCCCTGGCCAGCTATGACTTCAATGACTACGACCCGGACCCCCAGCCCCGCTACACCCCCAGCAAAGAGAACCG GCGTACGGATGCTGGACGGTACCATCACCGATGTCATCGAGGCCCAGTCGCTGAGCCTGCAGCCGCAGCACATCCACATTTACAGCGCCAGCTGGGGTCCCGAGGACGACGGCCGCACGGTGGACGGCCCCGGCATCCTCACCCGCGAGGCCTTCCGGCGTGGTGTGACCAAG GGCCGCGGCGGGCTGGGCACGCTCTTCATCTGGGCCTCGGGCAACGGCGGCCTGCACTACGACAACTGCAACTGCGACGGCTACACCAACAGCATCCACACGCTTTCCGTGGGCAGCACCACCCAGCAGGGCCGCGTGCCCTGGTACAGCGAAGCCTGCGCCTCCACCCTCACCACCACCTACAGCAGCGGCGTGGCCACCGACCCCCAGATC GTCACCACGGACCTGCATCACGGGTGCACAGACCAGCACACGGGCACCTCGGCCTCAGCCCCACTGGCGGCCGGCATGATCGCCCTAGCGCTGGAGGCCAA CCCGTTCCTGACGTGGAGAGACATGCAGCACCTGGTGGTCCGCGCGTCCAAGCCGGCGCACCTGCAGGCCGAGGACTGGAGGACCAACGGCGTGGGGCGCCAAG TGAGCCATCACTACGGATACGGGCTGCTGGACGCCGGGCTGCTGGTGGACACCGCCCGCACCTGGCTGCCCACCCAGCCGCAGAGGAAGTGCGCCGTCCGGGTCCAGAGCCGCCCCAC CCCCATCCTGCCGCTGATCTACATCAGGGAAAACGTATCGGCCTGCGCCGGCCTCCACAACTCCATCCGCTCGCTGGAGCACGTGCAGGCGCAGCTGACGCTGTCCTACAGCCGGCGCGGAGACCTGGAGATCTCGCTCACCAGCCCCATGGGCACGCGCTCCACACTCGTGGCCATACG ACCCTTGGACGTCAGCACTGAAGGCTACAACAACTGGGTCTTCATGTCCACCCACTTCTGGGATGAGAACCCACAGGGCGTGTGGACCCTGGGCCTAGAGAACAAGGGCTACTATTTCAACACGG GGACGTTGTACCGCTACACGCTGCTGCTCTATGGGACGGCCGAGGACATGACAGCGCGGCCTACAGGCCCCCAGGTGACCAGCAGCGCGTGTGTGCAGCGGGACACAGAGGGGCTGTGCCAGG CGTGTGACGGCCCCGCCTACATCCTGGGACAGCTCTGCCTGGCCTACTGCCCCCCGCGGTTCTTCAACCACACAAGGCTGGTGACCGCTGGGCCTGGGCACACGGCGGCGCCCGCGCTGAGGGTCTGCTCCAGCTGCCATGCCTCCTGCTACACCTGCCGCGGCGGCTCCCCGAGGGACTGCACCTCCTGTCCCCCATCCTCCACGCTGGACCAGCAGCAGGGCTCCTGCATGGGACCCACCACCCCCGACAGCCGCCCCCGGCTTAGAGCTGCCGCCTGTCCCCACCACCGCTGCCCAGCCTCGGCCATGGTGCTGAGCCTCCTGGCCGTGACCCTCGGAGGCCCCGTCCTCTGCGGCATGTCCATGGACCTCCCACTATACGCCTGGCTCTCCCGTGCCAGGGCCACCCCCACCAAACCCCAGGTCTGGCTGCCAGCTGGAACCTGA
- the PCSK4 gene encoding proprotein convertase subtilisin/kexin type 4 isoform X10 codes for MNSEAQPDLSILQAWSQGLSGQGIVVSVLDDGIEKDHPDLWANYDPLASYDFNDYDPDPQPRYTPSKENRHGTRCAGEVAAMANNGFCGVGVAFNARIGGVRMLDGTITDVIEAQSLSLQPQHIHIYSASWGPEDDGRTVDGPGILTREAFRRGVTKGRGGLGTLFIWASGNGGLHYDNCNCDGYTNSIHTLSVGSTTQQGRVPWYSEACASTLTTTYSSGVATDPQIVTTDLHHGCTDQHTGTSASAPLAAGMIALALEANPFLTWRDMQHLVVRASKPAHLQAEDWRTNGVGRQVSHHYGYGLLDAGLLVDTARTWLPTQPQRKCAVRVQSRPTENVSACAGLHNSIRSLEHVQAQLTLSYSRRGDLEISLTSPMGTRSTLVAIRPLDVSTEGYNNWVFMSTHFWDENPQGVWTLGLENKGYYFNTGTLYRYTLLLYGTAEDMTARPTGPQVTSSACVQRDTEGLCQACDGPAYILGQLCLAYCPPRFFNHTRLVTAGPGHTAAPALRVCSSCHASCYTCRGGSPRDCTSCPPSSTLDQQQGSCMGPTTPDSRPRLRAAACPHHRCPASAMVLSLLAVTLGGPVLCGMSMDLPLYAWLSRARATPTKPQVWLPAGT; via the exons ATG AACAGCGAGGCCCAACCAGACCTGAGCATCCTGCAGGCCTGGAGTCAGGGGCTGTCAGGCCAGGGCATCGTGGTCTCTGTGCTGGACGATGGCATCGAGAAGGACCACCCGGACCTCTGGGCCAACTAC GACCCCCTGGCCAGCTATGACTTCAATGACTACGACCCGGACCCCCAGCCCCGCTACACCCCCAGCAAAGAGAACCG GCACGGGACCCGCTGTGCTGGGGAGGTGGCCGCGATGGCCAACAATGGCTTCTGTGGTGTGGGGGTCGCTTTCAACGCCCGAATCGGAG GCGTACGGATGCTGGACGGTACCATCACCGATGTCATCGAGGCCCAGTCGCTGAGCCTGCAGCCGCAGCACATCCACATTTACAGCGCCAGCTGGGGTCCCGAGGACGACGGCCGCACGGTGGACGGCCCCGGCATCCTCACCCGCGAGGCCTTCCGGCGTGGTGTGACCAAG GGCCGCGGCGGGCTGGGCACGCTCTTCATCTGGGCCTCGGGCAACGGCGGCCTGCACTACGACAACTGCAACTGCGACGGCTACACCAACAGCATCCACACGCTTTCCGTGGGCAGCACCACCCAGCAGGGCCGCGTGCCCTGGTACAGCGAAGCCTGCGCCTCCACCCTCACCACCACCTACAGCAGCGGCGTGGCCACCGACCCCCAGATC GTCACCACGGACCTGCATCACGGGTGCACAGACCAGCACACGGGCACCTCGGCCTCAGCCCCACTGGCGGCCGGCATGATCGCCCTAGCGCTGGAGGCCAA CCCGTTCCTGACGTGGAGAGACATGCAGCACCTGGTGGTCCGCGCGTCCAAGCCGGCGCACCTGCAGGCCGAGGACTGGAGGACCAACGGCGTGGGGCGCCAAG TGAGCCATCACTACGGATACGGGCTGCTGGACGCCGGGCTGCTGGTGGACACCGCCCGCACCTGGCTGCCCACCCAGCCGCAGAGGAAGTGCGCCGTCCGGGTCCAGAGCCGCCCCAC GGAAAACGTATCGGCCTGCGCCGGCCTCCACAACTCCATCCGCTCGCTGGAGCACGTGCAGGCGCAGCTGACGCTGTCCTACAGCCGGCGCGGAGACCTGGAGATCTCGCTCACCAGCCCCATGGGCACGCGCTCCACACTCGTGGCCATACG ACCCTTGGACGTCAGCACTGAAGGCTACAACAACTGGGTCTTCATGTCCACCCACTTCTGGGATGAGAACCCACAGGGCGTGTGGACCCTGGGCCTAGAGAACAAGGGCTACTATTTCAACACGG GGACGTTGTACCGCTACACGCTGCTGCTCTATGGGACGGCCGAGGACATGACAGCGCGGCCTACAGGCCCCCAGGTGACCAGCAGCGCGTGTGTGCAGCGGGACACAGAGGGGCTGTGCCAGG CGTGTGACGGCCCCGCCTACATCCTGGGACAGCTCTGCCTGGCCTACTGCCCCCCGCGGTTCTTCAACCACACAAGGCTGGTGACCGCTGGGCCTGGGCACACGGCGGCGCCCGCGCTGAGGGTCTGCTCCAGCTGCCATGCCTCCTGCTACACCTGCCGCGGCGGCTCCCCGAGGGACTGCACCTCCTGTCCCCCATCCTCCACGCTGGACCAGCAGCAGGGCTCCTGCATGGGACCCACCACCCCCGACAGCCGCCCCCGGCTTAGAGCTGCCGCCTGTCCCCACCACCGCTGCCCAGCCTCGGCCATGGTGCTGAGCCTCCTGGCCGTGACCCTCGGAGGCCCCGTCCTCTGCGGCATGTCCATGGACCTCCCACTATACGCCTGGCTCTCCCGTGCCAGGGCCACCCCCACCAAACCCCAGGTCTGGCTGCCAGCTGGAACCTGA
- the PCSK4 gene encoding proprotein convertase subtilisin/kexin type 4 isoform X7: MRPAPIALWLRLVLALALVRPRAVGWAPVRAPIYVSSWAVQVSQGNREVERLARKFGFVNLGPIFPDGQYFHLRHRGVVQQSLTPHWGHRLHLKKNPKVQWFQQQTLQRRVKRSVVVPTDPWFSKQWYMNSEAQPDLSILQAWSQGLSGQGIVVSVLDDGIEKDHPDLWANYDPLASYDFNDYDPDPQPRYTPSKENRRTDAGRYHHRCHRGPVAEPAAAAHPHLQRQLGSRGRRPHGGRPRHPHPRGLPAWCDQASTRFPWAAPPSRAACPGTAKPAPPPSPPPTAAAWPPTPRSPFLTWRDMQHLVVRASKPAHLQAEDWRTNGVGRQVSHHYGYGLLDAGLLVDTARTWLPTQPQRKCAVRVQSRPTPILPLIYIRENVSACAGLHNSIRSLEHVQAQLTLSYSRRGDLEISLTSPMGTRSTLVAIRPLDVSTEGYNNWVFMSTHFWDENPQGVWTLGLENKGYYFNTGTLYRYTLLLYGTAEDMTARPTGPQVTSSACVQRDTEGLCQACDGPAYILGQLCLAYCPPRFFNHTRLVTAGPGHTAAPALRVCSSCHASCYTCRGGSPRDCTSCPPSSTLDQQQGSCMGPTTPDSRPRLRAAACPHHRCPASAMVLSLLAVTLGGPVLCGMSMDLPLYAWLSRARATPTKPQVWLPAGT, from the exons ATGCGGCCCGCCCCGATTGCGCTGTGGCTGCGCCTGGTCTTGGCCCTGGCCCTTGTCCGCCCCCGGGCTGTGGGGTGGGCCCCGGTCCGAGCCCCCATCTATGTCAGCAGCTGGGCCGTCCAGGTGTCCCAGGGTAACCGGGAGGTCGAGCGCCTGGCACGCAAATTCGGCTTCGTCAACCTGGGGCCG ATCTTCCCTGACGGGCAGTACTTTCACCTGCGGCACCGGGGCGTGGTCCAGCAGTCCCTGACCCCGCACTGGGGCCACCGCCTGCACCTGAAGAAAAACCCCAAG GTGCAGTGGTTCCAGCAGCAGACGCTGCAGCGGCGGGTGAAACGCTCTGTCGTGGTGCCCACGGACCCCTGGTTCTCCAAGCAGTGGTACATG AACAGCGAGGCCCAACCAGACCTGAGCATCCTGCAGGCCTGGAGTCAGGGGCTGTCAGGCCAGGGCATCGTGGTCTCTGTGCTGGACGATGGCATCGAGAAGGACCACCCGGACCTCTGGGCCAACTAC GACCCCCTGGCCAGCTATGACTTCAATGACTACGACCCGGACCCCCAGCCCCGCTACACCCCCAGCAAAGAGAACCG GCGTACGGATGCTGGACGGTACCATCACCGATGTCATCGAGGCCCAGTCGCTGAGCCTGCAGCCGCAGCACATCCACATTTACAGCGCCAGCTGGGGTCCCGAGGACGACGGCCGCACGGTGGACGGCCCCGGCATCCTCACCCGCGAGGCCTTCCGGCGTGGTGTGACCAAG CATCCACACGCTTTCCGTGGGCAGCACCACCCAGCAGGGCCGCGTGCCCTGGTACAGCGAAGCCTGCGCCTCCACCCTCACCACCACCTACAGCAGCGGCGTGGCCACCGACCCCCAGATC CCCGTTCCTGACGTGGAGAGACATGCAGCACCTGGTGGTCCGCGCGTCCAAGCCGGCGCACCTGCAGGCCGAGGACTGGAGGACCAACGGCGTGGGGCGCCAAG TGAGCCATCACTACGGATACGGGCTGCTGGACGCCGGGCTGCTGGTGGACACCGCCCGCACCTGGCTGCCCACCCAGCCGCAGAGGAAGTGCGCCGTCCGGGTCCAGAGCCGCCCCAC CCCCATCCTGCCGCTGATCTACATCAGGGAAAACGTATCGGCCTGCGCCGGCCTCCACAACTCCATCCGCTCGCTGGAGCACGTGCAGGCGCAGCTGACGCTGTCCTACAGCCGGCGCGGAGACCTGGAGATCTCGCTCACCAGCCCCATGGGCACGCGCTCCACACTCGTGGCCATACG ACCCTTGGACGTCAGCACTGAAGGCTACAACAACTGGGTCTTCATGTCCACCCACTTCTGGGATGAGAACCCACAGGGCGTGTGGACCCTGGGCCTAGAGAACAAGGGCTACTATTTCAACACGG GGACGTTGTACCGCTACACGCTGCTGCTCTATGGGACGGCCGAGGACATGACAGCGCGGCCTACAGGCCCCCAGGTGACCAGCAGCGCGTGTGTGCAGCGGGACACAGAGGGGCTGTGCCAGG CGTGTGACGGCCCCGCCTACATCCTGGGACAGCTCTGCCTGGCCTACTGCCCCCCGCGGTTCTTCAACCACACAAGGCTGGTGACCGCTGGGCCTGGGCACACGGCGGCGCCCGCGCTGAGGGTCTGCTCCAGCTGCCATGCCTCCTGCTACACCTGCCGCGGCGGCTCCCCGAGGGACTGCACCTCCTGTCCCCCATCCTCCACGCTGGACCAGCAGCAGGGCTCCTGCATGGGACCCACCACCCCCGACAGCCGCCCCCGGCTTAGAGCTGCCGCCTGTCCCCACCACCGCTGCCCAGCCTCGGCCATGGTGCTGAGCCTCCTGGCCGTGACCCTCGGAGGCCCCGTCCTCTGCGGCATGTCCATGGACCTCCCACTATACGCCTGGCTCTCCCGTGCCAGGGCCACCCCCACCAAACCCCAGGTCTGGCTGCCAGCTGGAACCTGA
- the PCSK4 gene encoding proprotein convertase subtilisin/kexin type 4 isoform X8 translates to MVQWFQQQTLQRRVKRSVVVPTDPWFSKQWYMNSEAQPDLSILQAWSQGLSGQGIVVSVLDDGIEKDHPDLWANYDPLASYDFNDYDPDPQPRYTPSKENRHGTRCAGEVAAMANNGFCGVGVAFNARIGGVRMLDGTITDVIEAQSLSLQPQHIHIYSASWGPEDDGRTVDGPGILTREAFRRGVTKGRGGLGTLFIWASGNGGLHYDNCNCDGYTNSIHTLSVGSTTQQGRVPWYSEACASTLTTTYSSGVATDPQIVTTDLHHGCTDQHTGTSASAPLAAGMIALALEANPFLTWRDMQHLVVRASKPAHLQAEDWRTNGVGRQVSHHYGYGLLDAGLLVDTARTWLPTQPQRKCAVRVQSRPTPILPLIYIRENVSACAGLHNSIRSLEHVQAQLTLSYSRRGDLEISLTSPMGTRSTLVAIRPLDVSTEGYNNWVFMSTHFWDENPQGVWTLGLENKGYYFNTGTLYRYTLLLYGTAEDMTARPTGPQVTSSACVQRDTEGLCQACDGPAYILGQLCLAYCPPRFFNHTRLVTAGPGHTAAPALRVCSSCHASCYTCRGGSPRDCTSCPPSSTLDQQQGSCMGPTTPDSRPRLRAAACPHHRCPASAMVLSLLAVTLGGPVLCGMSMDLPLYAWLSRARATPTKPQVWLPAGT, encoded by the exons ATG GTGCAGTGGTTCCAGCAGCAGACGCTGCAGCGGCGGGTGAAACGCTCTGTCGTGGTGCCCACGGACCCCTGGTTCTCCAAGCAGTGGTACATG AACAGCGAGGCCCAACCAGACCTGAGCATCCTGCAGGCCTGGAGTCAGGGGCTGTCAGGCCAGGGCATCGTGGTCTCTGTGCTGGACGATGGCATCGAGAAGGACCACCCGGACCTCTGGGCCAACTAC GACCCCCTGGCCAGCTATGACTTCAATGACTACGACCCGGACCCCCAGCCCCGCTACACCCCCAGCAAAGAGAACCG GCACGGGACCCGCTGTGCTGGGGAGGTGGCCGCGATGGCCAACAATGGCTTCTGTGGTGTGGGGGTCGCTTTCAACGCCCGAATCGGAG GCGTACGGATGCTGGACGGTACCATCACCGATGTCATCGAGGCCCAGTCGCTGAGCCTGCAGCCGCAGCACATCCACATTTACAGCGCCAGCTGGGGTCCCGAGGACGACGGCCGCACGGTGGACGGCCCCGGCATCCTCACCCGCGAGGCCTTCCGGCGTGGTGTGACCAAG GGCCGCGGCGGGCTGGGCACGCTCTTCATCTGGGCCTCGGGCAACGGCGGCCTGCACTACGACAACTGCAACTGCGACGGCTACACCAACAGCATCCACACGCTTTCCGTGGGCAGCACCACCCAGCAGGGCCGCGTGCCCTGGTACAGCGAAGCCTGCGCCTCCACCCTCACCACCACCTACAGCAGCGGCGTGGCCACCGACCCCCAGATC GTCACCACGGACCTGCATCACGGGTGCACAGACCAGCACACGGGCACCTCGGCCTCAGCCCCACTGGCGGCCGGCATGATCGCCCTAGCGCTGGAGGCCAA CCCGTTCCTGACGTGGAGAGACATGCAGCACCTGGTGGTCCGCGCGTCCAAGCCGGCGCACCTGCAGGCCGAGGACTGGAGGACCAACGGCGTGGGGCGCCAAG TGAGCCATCACTACGGATACGGGCTGCTGGACGCCGGGCTGCTGGTGGACACCGCCCGCACCTGGCTGCCCACCCAGCCGCAGAGGAAGTGCGCCGTCCGGGTCCAGAGCCGCCCCAC CCCCATCCTGCCGCTGATCTACATCAGGGAAAACGTATCGGCCTGCGCCGGCCTCCACAACTCCATCCGCTCGCTGGAGCACGTGCAGGCGCAGCTGACGCTGTCCTACAGCCGGCGCGGAGACCTGGAGATCTCGCTCACCAGCCCCATGGGCACGCGCTCCACACTCGTGGCCATACG ACCCTTGGACGTCAGCACTGAAGGCTACAACAACTGGGTCTTCATGTCCACCCACTTCTGGGATGAGAACCCACAGGGCGTGTGGACCCTGGGCCTAGAGAACAAGGGCTACTATTTCAACACGG GGACGTTGTACCGCTACACGCTGCTGCTCTATGGGACGGCCGAGGACATGACAGCGCGGCCTACAGGCCCCCAGGTGACCAGCAGCGCGTGTGTGCAGCGGGACACAGAGGGGCTGTGCCAGG CGTGTGACGGCCCCGCCTACATCCTGGGACAGCTCTGCCTGGCCTACTGCCCCCCGCGGTTCTTCAACCACACAAGGCTGGTGACCGCTGGGCCTGGGCACACGGCGGCGCCCGCGCTGAGGGTCTGCTCCAGCTGCCATGCCTCCTGCTACACCTGCCGCGGCGGCTCCCCGAGGGACTGCACCTCCTGTCCCCCATCCTCCACGCTGGACCAGCAGCAGGGCTCCTGCATGGGACCCACCACCCCCGACAGCCGCCCCCGGCTTAGAGCTGCCGCCTGTCCCCACCACCGCTGCCCAGCCTCGGCCATGGTGCTGAGCCTCCTGGCCGTGACCCTCGGAGGCCCCGTCCTCTGCGGCATGTCCATGGACCTCCCACTATACGCCTGGCTCTCCCGTGCCAGGGCCACCCCCACCAAACCCCAGGTCTGGCTGCCAGCTGGAACCTGA
- the PCSK4 gene encoding proprotein convertase subtilisin/kexin type 4 isoform X15, translating to MNSEAQPDLSILQAWSQGLSGQGIVVSVLDDGIEKDHPDLWANYDPLASYDFNDYDPDPQPRYTPSKENRHGTRCAGEVAAMANNGFCGVGVAFNARIGGVRMLDGTITDVIEAQSLSLQPQHIHIYSASWGPEDDGRTVDGPGILTREAFRRGVTKGRGGLGTLFIWASGNGGLHYDNCNCDGYTNSIHTLSVGSTTQQGRVPWYSEACASTLTTTYSSGVATDPQIVTTDLHHGCTDQHTGTSASAPLAAGMIALALEANPFLTWRDMQHLVVRASKPAHLQAEDWRTNGVGRQVSHHYGYGLLDAGLLVDTARTWLPTQPQRKCAVRVQSRPTPILPLIYIRENVSACAGLHNSIRSLEHVQAQLTLSYSRRGDLEISLTSPMGTRSTLVAIRPLDVSTEGYNNWVFMSTHFWDENPQGVWTLGLENKGYYFNTGTLYRYTLLLYGTAEDMTARPTGPQVTSSACVQRDTEGLCQACDGPAYILGQLCLAYCPPRFFNHTRLVTAGPGHTAAPALRVCSSCHASCYTCRGGSPRDCTSCPPSSTLDQQQGSCMGPTTPDSRPRLRAAACPHHRCPASAMVLSLLAVTLGGPVLCGMSMDLPLYAWLSRARATPTKPQVWLPAGT from the exons ATG AACAGCGAGGCCCAACCAGACCTGAGCATCCTGCAGGCCTGGAGTCAGGGGCTGTCAGGCCAGGGCATCGTGGTCTCTGTGCTGGACGATGGCATCGAGAAGGACCACCCGGACCTCTGGGCCAACTAC GACCCCCTGGCCAGCTATGACTTCAATGACTACGACCCGGACCCCCAGCCCCGCTACACCCCCAGCAAAGAGAACCG GCACGGGACCCGCTGTGCTGGGGAGGTGGCCGCGATGGCCAACAATGGCTTCTGTGGTGTGGGGGTCGCTTTCAACGCCCGAATCGGAG GCGTACGGATGCTGGACGGTACCATCACCGATGTCATCGAGGCCCAGTCGCTGAGCCTGCAGCCGCAGCACATCCACATTTACAGCGCCAGCTGGGGTCCCGAGGACGACGGCCGCACGGTGGACGGCCCCGGCATCCTCACCCGCGAGGCCTTCCGGCGTGGTGTGACCAAG GGCCGCGGCGGGCTGGGCACGCTCTTCATCTGGGCCTCGGGCAACGGCGGCCTGCACTACGACAACTGCAACTGCGACGGCTACACCAACAGCATCCACACGCTTTCCGTGGGCAGCACCACCCAGCAGGGCCGCGTGCCCTGGTACAGCGAAGCCTGCGCCTCCACCCTCACCACCACCTACAGCAGCGGCGTGGCCACCGACCCCCAGATC GTCACCACGGACCTGCATCACGGGTGCACAGACCAGCACACGGGCACCTCGGCCTCAGCCCCACTGGCGGCCGGCATGATCGCCCTAGCGCTGGAGGCCAA CCCGTTCCTGACGTGGAGAGACATGCAGCACCTGGTGGTCCGCGCGTCCAAGCCGGCGCACCTGCAGGCCGAGGACTGGAGGACCAACGGCGTGGGGCGCCAAG TGAGCCATCACTACGGATACGGGCTGCTGGACGCCGGGCTGCTGGTGGACACCGCCCGCACCTGGCTGCCCACCCAGCCGCAGAGGAAGTGCGCCGTCCGGGTCCAGAGCCGCCCCAC CCCCATCCTGCCGCTGATCTACATCAGGGAAAACGTATCGGCCTGCGCCGGCCTCCACAACTCCATCCGCTCGCTGGAGCACGTGCAGGCGCAGCTGACGCTGTCCTACAGCCGGCGCGGAGACCTGGAGATCTCGCTCACCAGCCCCATGGGCACGCGCTCCACACTCGTGGCCATACG ACCCTTGGACGTCAGCACTGAAGGCTACAACAACTGGGTCTTCATGTCCACCCACTTCTGGGATGAGAACCCACAGGGCGTGTGGACCCTGGGCCTAGAGAACAAGGGCTACTATTTCAACACGG GGACGTTGTACCGCTACACGCTGCTGCTCTATGGGACGGCCGAGGACATGACAGCGCGGCCTACAGGCCCCCAGGTGACCAGCAGCGCGTGTGTGCAGCGGGACACAGAGGGGCTGTGCCAGG CGTGTGACGGCCCCGCCTACATCCTGGGACAGCTCTGCCTGGCCTACTGCCCCCCGCGGTTCTTCAACCACACAAGGCTGGTGACCGCTGGGCCTGGGCACACGGCGGCGCCCGCGCTGAGGGTCTGCTCCAGCTGCCATGCCTCCTGCTACACCTGCCGCGGCGGCTCCCCGAGGGACTGCACCTCCTGTCCCCCATCCTCCACGCTGGACCAGCAGCAGGGCTCCTGCATGGGACCCACCACCCCCGACAGCCGCCCCCGGCTTAGAGCTGCCGCCTGTCCCCACCACCGCTGCCCAGCCTCGGCCATGGTGCTGAGCCTCCTGGCCGTGACCCTCGGAGGCCCCGTCCTCTGCGGCATGTCCATGGACCTCCCACTATACGCCTGGCTCTCCCGTGCCAGGGCCACCCCCACCAAACCCCAGGTCTGGCTGCCAGCTGGAACCTGA